The Gemmatimonadota bacterium genome includes a window with the following:
- a CDS encoding TlpA family protein disulfide reductase has protein sequence YTMDGTKVTLEDFRGRPLFVNFWAWWCPPCIRDAEPLMNIAKKYEGRIDFLFVGVNKFYKDEQPLDPAEF, from the coding sequence GTATACTATGGATGGAACGAAGGTAACCCTGGAGGACTTCCGGGGCCGGCCCCTGTTCGTGAACTTCTGGGCCTGGTGGTGCCCGCCCTGCATCAGGGATGCGGAACCCCTGATGAACATCGCGAAAAAGTACGAGGGACGGATCGACTTTCTCTTCGTCGGCGTGAACAAATTCTACAAGGATGAGCAACCGCTCGATCCCGCTGAATTCTAG